Genomic window (Arthrobacter sp. StoSoilA2):
GCCGTAACAGATCCGGGTTTCGAAGCCATCTGGTCCAGCACGAGAGCTACGGCGGCAATCAGCACTGCGAGGCAGATGCCCGCAATCACCAGTCGCCGCGCCATCATGGCTTGCCCGGACTTGCCGCGCCGCCAAGGAGCTCATGGGCCTTGGCCTCAAGCCCGTCGTCGACGAAATCGTAAATAAACGATGCCAACCAGATCACCACTGTCGCCGCGATCCAGCCGAAGATGCCATTGATGGTGAACCCATTGGAAAAGATGCTCGTCACCACAAGGATGGCGAAAGTGGCCAGCAGCCCGGCCAGCACCGTCAGGACCTTGGTGACCAGCCACGTACGCCGCTCGGCCCGCTGGACGTGACGGTGATGGAAAAAGGCCAGGATCAACGGCTTGACCAAAAGCGTGGCCGCCGTGAACACCACGACGGCCCAAAGAAACCCGGCTCCCAAACGGACCCCGGGAAGAACTGACGCCACCCACAACGTGATGGCGTTGAAAACCAGTGCGATGGCGATCCGAACCGCCAAGCTTTTCATGGGGACAGTCTGCCATTGCGATCCGGATTCCGGAACAGTTTTGGCCCTACCAACGCCCGTTTCGTGGCCGTGGCTGGCAAACCGGACACGTGTAGGAAGAGCGGTTCATGAATTGCTCACGTTTGATAATGCTGTGCAGGCCTGCTGCTTCGCAACGGCTGCACAACTCACCCGCGCGTCCGTAGGCATTGAGCGATCGGGCGAAGTATCCCGAATCGCCATTGACATTCACGTACAAGGAATCAAAACTCGTGCCTCCGGCCGCCAGTGCCGCGTTCATGACGTCTTCCACGGCCTGCACAAGCCGGGCAGCATCGCTGCGGCGCAACGTGTCGGTAGGCCGGGCGTAATGGAGGCGCGCGCGCCAGAGGGCCTCATCCGCGTAGATGTTGCCAATCCCGGAAATGACCGACTGGTCCAGCAAGGCCCGCTTCAGGCCTGTCTTTCGGCTTTTGACTTTGCGGTAGAACGCCTCGAAGGAAAAGTAGGGGTCCAGCGGGTCCCGGGCAATGTGGGAGGCTTCATCAGCGATCTCAGGCAACGGCGTCTCGCCCAAGCCTCCAGGGCCGCCGT
Coding sequences:
- the mutM gene encoding bifunctional DNA-formamidopyrimidine glycosylase/DNA-(apurinic or apyrimidinic site) lyase, with product MPELPEVEVVRRGLARWVRGRTITGVDVLDSRSIRRHALGTEDFIGNLEHATVMDVVRRGKFLWMPLAMDSLGSVGSTLPKVALMAHLGMSGQLLMQDPHVPDEKHLKVRISLSPVEGMPEQLRFVDQRIFGGLFVTSLVPTPDGGPGGLGETPLPEIADEASHIARDPLDPYFSFEAFYRKVKSRKTGLKRALLDQSVISGIGNIYADEALWRARLHYARPTDTLRRSDAARLVQAVEDVMNAALAAGGTSFDSLYVNVNGDSGYFARSLNAYGRAGELCSRCEAAGLHSIIKREQFMNRSSYTCPVCQPRPRNGRW